From Microbacterium pseudoresistens, the proteins below share one genomic window:
- a CDS encoding 3-oxoacid CoA-transferase subunit A: MIDKSVADARTALGDIRDGSTILIGGFGRAGQPVELIDALIAHGAADLTIVSNNAGNGDTGLAALLAAGRVRRIICSFPRQTDSWIFDGLYRDGQIELELVPQGNLAERIRAAGAGIGAFFSPTGVGTQLGEGKEQRTIDGRDYVLEYPIHADVALISAFKSDRWGNLIYRRTARNFGPVMATAASTTIAQVDEIVPLGDLDPESVVTPGLFVDRVIAVGSRLWLEDDAFVGGVDLEGQPLASEEMRS, from the coding sequence TCGGCGACATCCGCGATGGCTCTACCATCCTGATCGGCGGATTCGGCCGAGCCGGGCAGCCCGTTGAGCTCATCGATGCTCTGATCGCCCACGGCGCGGCCGATCTCACCATCGTGAGCAACAACGCGGGCAACGGGGATACCGGTCTCGCGGCGCTTCTCGCCGCAGGGCGCGTGCGCAGGATCATCTGCTCGTTCCCCCGTCAAACCGACTCCTGGATCTTCGACGGACTGTATCGCGACGGACAGATCGAACTCGAACTGGTTCCTCAGGGAAACCTCGCTGAGCGCATCCGGGCCGCCGGCGCCGGAATCGGCGCCTTCTTCTCGCCCACGGGTGTCGGCACACAGCTCGGGGAGGGCAAGGAGCAGCGAACGATAGATGGTCGCGACTACGTGCTGGAGTATCCGATCCACGCCGACGTCGCGCTCATCTCGGCCTTCAAGTCCGACCGCTGGGGCAACCTGATCTATCGCAGGACGGCACGTAACTTCGGCCCCGTCATGGCCACCGCAGCGAGTACGACGATCGCACAGGTCGATGAGATCGTGCCGCTCGGCGACCTCGACCCGGAGTCCGTCGTTACCCCGGGCCTCTTCGTCGATCGCGTCATCGCGGTCGGTTCGCGACTCTGGCTCGAGGACGACGCCTTCGTCGGCGGCGTGGATCTGGAAGGGCAACCGCTGGCCTCAGAGGAGATGCGTTCATGA